In the genome of Tachysurus vachellii isolate PV-2020 chromosome 9, HZAU_Pvac_v1, whole genome shotgun sequence, one region contains:
- the slitrk3a gene encoding SLIT and NTRK-like protein 3 — protein MLWVTLLSTIALGWTTPIPLLDESEEIDEPCYDPCYCEVKEGIFHVHCDSKGFTNVSQISQSWTRPFKLNLQRNSMRKLYFNSFLHLNNAVSLNLGNNALQDIHAGAFNGLSILKKLFLHENKLEVFRNDTFLGLESLEYLQADYNVIKKIECGAFRNLHKLRVLILNDNLIPMLPNFLFRAVSLTHLDLRGNRLKTLPYKGMLEYVGRSLMEIQLEENPWNCVCEIVQLKTWLERIPYTALVGDITCEYPFHFHGKDLREIKRSELCPLLSEAEIEVKLGIPRLPFSHENMWPTKPSSMLSSFHNTASSVEYRERYVKPTKRPRPTKTPPTPRSLYPGPNQPPVPGYQTRPPIPIICPTGCMCNLHISDLGLTVNCKEKGFHNISELLPRPLNARKLYLSGNLIQKIYRSDFWNFSSLDLLHLGNNRISYVQEGAFINLPNLKSLYLNGNDIERLTPGMFRGLQMLSYLYLEYNVIRDIQPASFSLMTNLQLVFLNDNLLRTLPADAFAGTSLSRLNLRNNYFLYLPVSGVLEHLDSIVQIDLHQNPWECSCDIVPLKQWIEKLSSVIMVGEVICKTPEFAFGKDLRTLDLELICPEMKFSAASPGLDNDVTSTSDSGLRHAPSTGAIPLSVLILSLLILFISAVFIAAGLFAFVLRRRKKLPFKKRQEMVDLTGIQMQCRIFEEQQTSPEKPASSHVYDYIPHPVTQMCNNPIYKPREGEIDEQQFSEAKENSSNYRTLLEKEKEWTMAVSNSQLNTIVTVNQSGDVAGFHENGMVFPTVIDSQRPNPTMGFVDCLYGTVPKLKDMHVAHAHPPGMQYPDLQQDARLKETLLFTGVKGFPEKNEYLELRAKLQTKPDYLEVLEKSSYRF, from the coding sequence ATGCTGTGGGTAACCCTGCTAAGCACAATAGCTTTAGGGTGGACTACACCAATCCCCTTGCTGGATGAGTCTGAGGAAATAGATGAGCCTTGCTATGACCCTTGCTACTGTGAAGTCAAGGAGGGTATTTTTCATGTTCACTGCGACAGCAAAGGATTTACAAATGTCAGTCAGATTTCCCAATCATGGACAAGGCCCTTTAAGCTCAATTTGCAGAGGAACTCCATGCGCAAGCTGTATTTTAACAGCTTCCTGCACCTCAACAATGCTGTGTCACTCAATTTGGGGAACAATGCGCTACAGGACATTCATGCTGGTGCATTCAATGGGCTGAGCATTTTGAAAAAGCTCTTTCTACATGAGAACAAACTGGAGGTGTTCAGAAATGACACTTTTCTTGGACTTGAGAGCCTTGAATACCTTCAGGCAGATTACAATGTCATAAAGAAGATAGAATGTGGTGCTTTTCGAAACCTGCACAAACTCAGAGTGCTTATTTTAAATGACAATTTGATACCCATGCTCCCCAATTTCTTATTCAGGGCTGTATCTTTAACGCACCTTGATTTGCGTGGCAATCGGTTAAAGACTCTTCCATATAAAGGGATGCTGGAGTATGTGGGTCGTAGTCTGATGGAGATTCAACTTGAAGAAAATCCatggaactgtgtgtgtgagattgtacaGCTCAAAACATGGCTGGAGAGAATACCCTACACAGCTCTGGTGGGAGATATCACTTGCGAATATCCATTTCACTTTCATGGAAAAGATCTCCGTGAGATCAAAAGGAGCGAGCTATGCCCCCTGCTATCTGAAGCTGAGATAGAAGTAAAGCTTGGCATCCCAAGGCTTCCTTTCAGTCATGAGAACATGTGGCCCACCAAACCCTCGTCCATGTTGTCTTCTTTTCATAACACTGCCTCCTCAGTGGAGTACAGAGAAAGATATGTTAAGCCAACAAAACGTCCTAGACCAACAAAAACACCACCAACTCCACGAAGCCTTTATCCTGGTCCAAACCAACCCCCTGTACCTGGCTATCAAACAAGACCACCTATTCCAATAATCTGCCCAACAGGATGTATGTGTAATCTACACATCAGTGACTTGGGACTCACTGTAAATTGCAAAGAGAAAGGGTTTCACAACATCTCTGAGCTCTTGCCACGGCCACTAAATGCCAGAAAACTCTATCTGAGTGGGAACTTGATTCAGAAAATATACAGGTCAGATTTTTGGAATTTCTCCAGTTTGGATTTACTCCATTTGGGCAACAATCGGATATCATATGTTCAAGAAGGTGCCTTCATCAATCTGCCCAATTTGAAAAGTTTATACTTGAATGGTAATGATATTGAAAGGTTGACTCCAGGCATGTTCCGTGGTTTGCAGATGCTAAGCTACCTTTATTTAGAGTACAATGTTATTCGAGATATTCAACCAGCTTCTTTCAGCCTAATGACAAACTTGCAACTAGTGTTTTTGAATGACAACCTGCTGCGCACACTTCCTGCTGATGCTTTTGCTGGCACCTCCCTGTCTAGGCTGAATCTACGCAACAACTATTTCCTGTATCTGCCTGTGAGTGGAGTGCTGGAGCACCTTGACTCAATTGTACAGATTGACCTGCACCAGAACCCATGGGAATGCTCATGTGACATTGTTCCACTCAAGCAGTGGATTGAGAAACTTAGCTCTGTCATTATGGTTGGAGAAGTAATTTGCAAGACACCAGAGTTTGCTTTTGGCAAGGACCTTCGCACCTTGGACCTCGAGCTTATCTGCCCAGAAATGAAATTTTCTGCTGCTTCACCTGGACTTGATAATGATGTCACTTCTACCAGTGACTCTGGATTAAGACATGCCCCTTCCACAGGAGCCATACCACTTTCTGTCCTCATCCTCAGTCTTTTAATCTTGTTCATCTCTGCTGTCTTTATTGCTGCTGGCCTATTTGCTTTTGTactaagaagaagaaagaaactcCCATTTAAAAAACGCCAGGAAATGGTTGATTTGACCGGGATCCAGATGCAGTGCCGGATATTTGAGGAACAACAAACCTCACCCGAGAAACCTGCTTCTAGTCATGTTTATGATTACATCCCTCACCCTGTTACTCAGATGTGCAACAATCCAATTTACAAACCACGTGAAGGTGAAATAGATGAACAACAGTTTTCAGAGGCAAAGGAAAACAGCAGTAATTATCGAACTCTtttggagaaagagaaggaatgGACTATGGCTGTATCAAATTCTCAACTAAACACCATTGTCACAGTCAATCAGTCTGGAGATGTGGCTGGATTTCATGAAAATGGCATGGTTTTCCCCACGGTGATTGACAGCCAGAGACCAAATCCAACCATGGGGTTTGTAGACTGCCTTTACGGTACAGTTCCAAAATTAAAGGACATGCACGTTGCACATGCACATCCCCCTGGAATGCAATACCCCGACTTGCAGCAGGATGCCAGATTAAAAGAAACTCTACTTTTCACCGGGGTAAAGGgatttccagaaaaaaatgaataccTCGAGTTAAGGGCCAAACTCCAAACCAAGCCGGATTACCTCGAAGTTTTGGAAAAATCGTCATATAGATTCTGA